The Drosophila teissieri strain GT53w chromosome X, Prin_Dtei_1.1, whole genome shotgun sequence genome has a segment encoding these proteins:
- the LOC122624118 gene encoding chorion protein S36, with translation MQLGLWFGILAIAATPLVSANYGPAGGHGHGHGHGHGHGHGQYLSGPNAGLEEYVNVATGGNQPAANQIASQAEIQPSPEEARRLGRVQAQLQALNADPNYQKLKNSEDIAESLAETNLASNIRQGKIKVVSPQFVDQHLFRSLLVPSGHNNHQVIATQPLPPIIVHQPGAPPAHVNSGPPTVVRGNPVIYKIKPSVIYQQEVINKVPTPLSLNPVYVKVYKPGKKIEAPLAPVVAPVYSQPREYSQPQGYGSAGDASAAAGAASSASEGNAYGNEAPLYNSPAPYGQPNY, from the exons ATGCAACTCGGTCTCTGgtttggcattttggccatCGCCGCCACGCCG CTGGTGAGCGCTAACTATGGTCCCGCTGgcggacacggacacggacacggtcacggacatggacatggacatggacagtACCTGTCCGGTCCCAATGCCGGACTCGAGGAGTACGTAAATGTGGCAACTGGTGGCAACCAGCCGGCGGCCAATCAGATCGCCTCGCAGGCCGAGATCCAGCCCTCGCCGGAGGAGGCCCGCCGTTTGGGTCGCGTCCAGGCGCAACTCCAGGCCCTCAACGCCGATCCCAACTACCAGAAGCTGAAGAACTCCGAGGACATTGCCGAGTCTCTGGCCGAGACCAATCTGGCCAGCAACATCCGCCAGGGCAAGATCAAGGTGGTGTCGCCGCAGTTCGTTGACCAGCATCTGTTCCGCTCCCTGCTGGTGCCGTCGGGCCACAACAACCACCAGGTGATCGCCACCCAGCCCCTGCCCCCAATCATTGTCCACCAGCCCGGCGCACCGCCAGCCCATGTGAACAGCGGCCCACCGACGGTGGTGCGTGGCAATCCCGTCATCTACAAGATCAAGCCCTCGGTCATCTACCAGCAGGAGGTGATCAACAAGGTGCCCACTCCGCTCAGCCTCAACCCCGTCTACGTGAAGGTCTACAAGCCCGGCAAGAAGATCGAGGCTCCACTGGCCCCCGTGGTTGCCCCCGTCTACAGCCAGCCCAGGGAGTACAGCCAGCCACAGGGCTATGGTAGTGCCGGAGatgcctccgccgccgccggtgccgcctcctccgcctccgaaGGCAATGCCTACGGCAACGAGGCTCCACTGTACAACAGTCCCGCGCCCTACGGCCAGCCCAACTACTAG
- the LOC122624844 gene encoding protein ovarian tumor locus isoform X2 → MDMQVQRPITSGSRQAPDPYDQYLESRGLYRKHTARDASSLFRVIAEQMYDTQMLHYEIRLECVRFMTLKRRIFEKDIPGDFDSYMQDMSKPKTYGTMTELRAMSCLYRRNVILYEPYNMGTSVIFNRRYPENFRVFFNNENHFDSVYKVKYIETAAICQSIAFKLLYQKLFKLPDVSFAVEIMLHPHSFNWDRFDVVFDDKGYMVRIQCSDGRVFTLDLPGNTNCILENYRLCNFHSTNGNQSNTNRKGGRREIKNQEDRKPSGSTNHEPNDQLPMCPNRLESCVRQLLDDGITPFPYKVAKSMDPYMYRNIEFDCWNDMRKEAKRYNVYINDYNFKVPYESLHPLPPEEYRPWALPFRYQRQMTRLPLPKFAGKANKPSKWKKNKLFEMGQYFEPSKCDLMPMQGYIPVENCYQEVHVPDDEQRDQRDPEQNDQNPATEQRDREEPQKQQQQQRTKASRVQRQSSSSSQNQESPVSAAPPPTQYMNYMPIVQGRPGQVPPPWPSSPMALAEEFQFPMSGAPHQSPTEGCVYMPFGGYGPPPPGAVALPGPHPFMPLPSPPLNVSGVGEPRRSLHLNGEDLPVDMITLRYFYNMGVDMHWRMAHHTPPDDLAIFGYHQQQSNTDQQGGRTGGTEEHLSAESTPPPSPEVVNATEHSPLEKTPYAKRNLNPPKVRGKRPEQLQDIKDSLGPAAFLPTPTPSPSSSGSQFSFYTSPSPHHHMMSPPRLLQPPPPPPIFFHKTGPPQLAGAAQGQNPYAWGMAAPVVAPYEVINNYNMEPSAQPQQQQAAPLPPAPVPVQSQPAAVYAAPRHH, encoded by the exons ATGGACATGCAAGTGCAGCGCCCCATTACGTCCGGCAGCCGGCAGGCTCCGGATCCGTACGATCAGTACCTGGAGAGCCGGGGACTCTACCGCAAACATACGGCCCGGGACGCCTCCAGTTTGTTCCGGGTGATCGCCGAGCAGATGTATGACACCCAGATGCTGCACTACGAGATTCGACTGGAGTGCGTCCGCTTCATGACCCTAAAACGACGCATCTTTGAAAAG GACATCCCTGGTGATTTCGATAGCTACATGCAGGACATGTCCAAGCCCAAGACTTATGGAACCATGACAGAACTACGCGCTATGTCCTGCTTGTATCG CCGCAATGTTATCCTGTATGAGCCCTACAACATGGGCACCAGCGTCATTTTTAATCGTCGCTATCCGGAAAACTTCCGTGTCTTCTTCAACAATGAGAATCATTTCGATTCGGTTTataaagtaaagtatataGAAACGGCCGCCATTTGTCAAT CAATCGCCTTCAAGTTGCTGTACCAGAAGCTTTTCAAATTGCCTGACGTTTCATTTGCCGTGGAGATCATGTTGCATCCACACTCTTTCAACTGGGATCGGTTCGACGTGGTGTTCGATGACAAGGGCTATATGGTTCGCATTCAGTGCTCCGATGGACGAGTTTTTACGCTTGACCTGCCGGGGAATACCAACTGCATATTGGAAAACTATAGGCTGTGCAATTTCCATAGCACCAATGGAAATCAGAGCAATACTAATCGAAAGGGCGGTCGGCGGGAGATAAAGAATCAGGAGGACCGCAAGCCATCCGGCAGTACGAACCACGAACCAAACGATCAGTTGCCCATGTGTCCAAACCGACTGGAGTCTTGTGTCCGCCAGCTGCTAGATGATG GTATCACTCCGTTTCCCTACAAGGTGGCCAAATCCATGGACCCCTATATGTATCGGAATATAGAATTTGATTGCTGGAACGATATGCGCAAGGAGGCCAAGCGCTATAATGTATACATAAATGACTATAATTTTAAG GTTCCCTATGAGTCGCTCCATCCCCTGCCGCCAGAAGAGTACCGCCCATGGGCTTTGCCATTCCGCTATCAACGCCAGATGACGCGCTTGCCGTTGCCCAAGTTTGCTGGTAAAGCCAACAAGCCTTCCAAATGGAAGAAGAACAAGCTGTTCGAAATGGGCCAGTATTTTGAGCCCAGCAAGTGTGATTTGATGCCGATGCAGGGCTACATACCCGTGGAGAATTGCTATCAGGAGGTGCACGTTCCGGACGATGAGCAGCGCGATCAAAGAGATCCGGAACAGAATGACCAGAACCCAGCTACGGAGCAGCGGGATCGTGAAGAGccgcagaagcagcagcaacagcagcgcacGAAGGCATCAAGGGTTCAGCGGCAGAGCTCGAGTTCCAGCCAAAACCAGGAGTCTCCGGTTTCGGCTGCCCCGCCGCCCACTCAGTATATGAATTACATGCCCATTGTCCAAGGTCGTCCTGGGCAGGTTCCGCCACCCTGGCCTTCATCTCCGATGGCCCTTGCCGAGGAGTTCCAGTTTCCCATGTCTGGAGCACCGCATCAATCGCCAACCGAAGGTTGTGTTTACATGCCATTTGGTGGTTATGGTCCACCACCACCGGGAGCGGTTGCTTTACCGGGACCGCATCCATTTATGCCGCTTCCCTCTCCACCACTTAATGTTTCCGGAGTTGGGGAGCCACGTCGTTCCCTGCACCTCAACGGTGAGGATTTGCCCGTGGATATGATCACTTTGAGATACTTCTACAACATGGGCGTGGATATGCATTGGCGCATGGCGCACCACACGCCGCCTGATGATCTTGCGATATTTGGATACCATCAACAGCAGAGCAATACGGACCAACAGGGCGGAAGGACTGGAGGCACAGAGGAGCATTTGTCTGCCGAGTCCACACCACCACCTTCGCCAGAGGTGGTAAATGCCACGGAGCATTCACCGCTTGAGAAAACCCCCTACGCCAAGCGCAACTTGAATCCGCCCAAGGTGCGCGGTAAGCGTCCAGAGCAGCTGCAAGATATTAAAGATTCGCTGGGGCCAGCGGCCTTTTTGCCCACACCCACGCCCTCGCCCAGCTCAAGTGGCAGTCAGTTTAGTTTCTACACTTCTCCATCGCCGCACCATCACATGATGTCGCCGCCGAGGCTGCTCCaaccgccgccaccgccaccgatATTCTTCCACAAGACGGGACCACCTCAGTTAGCGGGAGCAGCTCAGGGACAG AATCCCTATGCCTGGGGCATGGCAGCTCCGGTGGTGGCCCCCTATGAGGTGATCAACAACTATAACATGGAGCCGTCGGCtcagccacaacaacagcaagcgGCTCCCTTGCCACCAGCTCCCGTACCCGTACAATCTCAGCCGGCAGCTGTCTATGCTGCACCGCGTCATCACTGA
- the LOC122623929 gene encoding uncharacterized protein LOC122623929 isoform X2, producing MQHSLAMIPILGLLLVALVHTAPVQVVYTGESCDCPTQLGYQLNVPNTPKPKKYVGGEYGYRVEKPVQTKAKITYSFDFTVEQPRTPAPPKNNPAKLYAKVDRVTVNKADCQAKNKSTCGCSSCSGQKPSYGEDAGYGY from the exons ATGCAACACTCCCTAGCAATGATCCCGATTCTGGGCCTTCTCCTCGTCGCGCTCGTCCACACCGCTCCCGTCCAAGTTGTCTACACGGGCGAGAGCTGCGACTGCCCCACCCAGCTGGGTTACCAGCTGAATGTGCCCAACACCCCGAAGCCGAAGAAGTATGTGGGTGGCGAGTACGGCTATCGGGTGGAGAAGCCCGTCCAGACGAAGGCCAAGATCACCTATAGCTTTGACTTCACCGTGGAGCAGCCGAGGACACCGGCGCCGCCCAAGAACAATCCCGCCAAGCTGTACGCCAAGGTGGATCGGGTCACAGTCAACAAAGCGG ATTGCCAGGCCAAGAACAAGTCAACATGCGGCTGCTCCAGTTGCTCCGGCCAAAAACCCAG CTACGGCGAAGACGCGGGCTACGGCTACTGA
- the LOC122623937 gene encoding uncharacterized protein LOC122623937: MLACKLLLALVMGMHCIQLLMAACVCSEKGTDYCQSCQGSTVIRPKPRYYEPSEVNLPPIGDNCWCSKQLIEPAQLPKTCGKTTPCKPTCSCQQISSDSSYASSSSSGSVYGKIDYAAEKTADNSPAADPISVSLAAQAGKAINVPEAKLAYGFAQKPVDGEKKVVFSNVPEENLFQLKSDVITLKKRTYAAKQEDEEEYAEEELEQEQSADDEEAPQLTYKQLGYITEQYKNPKFRKISSSRSRSSSSYAYKDYSKDSSESSYGKVAGKVSVDCGFKPGRITSYRKAKREESEDGYY, encoded by the exons ATGCTGGCCTGCAAGCTTCTACTCGCCCTGGTCATGGGAATGCACTGCATTCAGCTG CTTATGGCGGCCTGCGTGTGCTCCGAGAAGGGAACGGACTACTGCCAGAGCTGCCAGGGATCGACGGTGATCCGGCCGAAGCCCCGCTACTACGAGCCCAGCGAGGTGAACCTGCCGCCGATCGGCGACAACTGCTGGTGCAGCAAGCAGCTGATCGAGCCGGCCCAGCTGCCCAAGACCTGCGGCAAA ACCACGCCGTGCAAGCCCACCTGTTCGTGCCAGCAGATCAGCTCCGACAGCAGCTACGCCTCCTCATCCAGCTCGGGATCCGTCTACGGCAA AATCGACTATGCGGCGGAGAAGACGGCGGACAACAGTCCGGCAGCGGATCCCATCAGCGTGAGCCTGGCCGCCCAGGCCGGAAAGGCCATCAATGTGCCGGAGGCCAAGTTGGCCTACGGATTTGCCCAGAAGCCCGTCGACGGCGAGAAGAAGGTGGTGTTCTCCAACGTGCCCGAGGAGAATCTCTTCCAGCTGAAGAGCGACGTGATCACGCTGAAGAAGCGCACCTATGCGGCCAagcaggaggacgaggaggagtacgccgaggaggagctggagcaggagcagtccGCCGACGATGAGGAGGCGCCGCAACTCACCTACAAGCAGCTGGGCTACATCACCGAGCAGTACAAGAACCCCAAGTTCCGCAAGATCAGCAgctcccgttcccgttccagCTCCAGCTATGCGTACAAGGACTACAGCAAGGACTCCAGCGAGAGCAGCTACGGCAAAGTGGCCGGCAAGGTGTCCGTGGACTGTGGCTTCAAGCCCGGCCGGATCACCTCGTACCGGAAGGCCAAACGCGAGGAGTCCGAGGACGGTTACTACTGA
- the LOC122623964 gene encoding developmental and secondary metabolism regulator VEL1, translated as MAADGSWPILLLLVSAQAIIIHAQNPSESTPSPEEEYNVSTTPGAPLEETTDRSAARVEPYEKGDREQYDVIDVASATGTVRGKPKSGQTTRIYTTGEVDESFWLKHLGDDFKHAIHLQVGGTNEEYNRLINRTQNGVHEEVHHEYLPGAERPGSAVHPPSPLPAPRQSRPAYRQGFDNRAVATKQQYLVQQQTQQPHPAQQRYNYAHQHAQHYAPPPPPPQTQPQYPQHTPHRNTYAKPQNYGPQNYGSQNYEPQSYEPQSYKPQSYIINSSEDQLHAEQSNPSPAKSAGEDRAQHEEELDSFGGQLNFKSPFNDYGSRPTRDLTYLLYKRGL; from the exons ATGGCAGCCGACGGCAGTTGGCCTATACTACTCTTGTTGGTCTCAGCACAGGCCATCATTATTCACGCACAG AATCCGAGTGAGTCCACGCCCAGCCCCGAAGAGGAGTACAATGTGAGCACTACGCCGGGTGCGCCGCTGGAAGAGACCACCGATCGCTCGGCTGCTCGGGTTGAGCCCTACGAGAAGGGCGATCGGGAGCAGTACGATGTGATCGATGTGGCCAGCGCCACGGGCACGGTGAGGGGCAAGCCCAAGAGTGGCCAGACCACCAGGATCTACACCACCGGCGAGGTGGACGAGAGCTTCTGGCTGAAGCACCTGGGCGATGACTTCAAGCACGCCATCCATCTGCAGGTGGGCGGCACCAACGAAGAGTACAATCGCCTGATCAACCGCACACAGAACGGTGTCCACGAGGAGGTGCATCACGAGTACTTGCCGGGTGCCGAGCGACCTGGCAGTGCAGTTCATCCGCCATCTCCTCTACCAGCGCCACGCCAATCCCGTCCAGCTTATCGCCAGGGCTTCGACAACCGAGCCGTGGCCACGAAGCAGCAGTATCTCGTCCAGCAGCAGACCCAGCAGCCACATCCTGCCCAGCAGCGCTATAACTATGCCCACCAGCACGCACAACACtacgcaccaccaccaccaccacctcaaACACAACCACAATACCCacaacacacaccacacagAAACACTTACGCCAAGCCCCAGAATTATGGGCCCCAAAATTACGGGTCCCAGAATTATGAGCCCCAGAGTTATGAGCCCCAGAGTTATAAGCCACAGAGCTATATCATCAACTCTAGCGAGGATCAGCTGCATGCGGAGCAGTCGAACCCCTCGCCGGCCAAATCAGCTGGAGAGGATCGCGCCCAACACGAGGAGGAGTTGGACTCCTTTGGCGGCCAACTCAACTTCAAGTCCCCCTTCAACGACTACGGCAGTCGACCCACGCGAGATCTCACCTACCTTCTCTACAAGCGGGGTCTCTAG
- the LOC122624844 gene encoding protein ovarian tumor locus isoform X1, with protein MDMQVQRPITSGSRQAPDPYDQYLESRGLYRKHTARDASSLFRVIAEQMYDTQMLHYEIRLECVRFMTLKRRIFEKDIPGDFDSYMQDMSKPKTYGTMTELRAMSCLYRRNVILYEPYNMGTSVIFNRRYPENFRVFFNNENHFDSVYKVKYIETAAICQSIAFKLLYQKLFKLPDVSFAVEIMLHPHSFNWDRFDVVFDDKGYMVRIQCSDGRVFTLDLPGNTNCILENYRLCNFHSTNGNQSNTNRKGGRREIKNQEDRKPSGSTNHEPNDQLPMCPNRLESCVRQLLDDGITPFPYKVAKSMDPYMYRNIEFDCWNDMRKEAKRYNVYINDYNFKVGAKCKVELQYETEMHTCHIQSIHKDKSYCVVFVEAIGKKIVVPYESLHPLPPEEYRPWALPFRYQRQMTRLPLPKFAGKANKPSKWKKNKLFEMGQYFEPSKCDLMPMQGYIPVENCYQEVHVPDDEQRDQRDPEQNDQNPATEQRDREEPQKQQQQQRTKASRVQRQSSSSSQNQESPVSAAPPPTQYMNYMPIVQGRPGQVPPPWPSSPMALAEEFQFPMSGAPHQSPTEGCVYMPFGGYGPPPPGAVALPGPHPFMPLPSPPLNVSGVGEPRRSLHLNGEDLPVDMITLRYFYNMGVDMHWRMAHHTPPDDLAIFGYHQQQSNTDQQGGRTGGTEEHLSAESTPPPSPEVVNATEHSPLEKTPYAKRNLNPPKVRGKRPEQLQDIKDSLGPAAFLPTPTPSPSSSGSQFSFYTSPSPHHHMMSPPRLLQPPPPPPIFFHKTGPPQLAGAAQGQNPYAWGMAAPVVAPYEVINNYNMEPSAQPQQQQAAPLPPAPVPVQSQPAAVYAAPRHH; from the exons ATGGACATGCAAGTGCAGCGCCCCATTACGTCCGGCAGCCGGCAGGCTCCGGATCCGTACGATCAGTACCTGGAGAGCCGGGGACTCTACCGCAAACATACGGCCCGGGACGCCTCCAGTTTGTTCCGGGTGATCGCCGAGCAGATGTATGACACCCAGATGCTGCACTACGAGATTCGACTGGAGTGCGTCCGCTTCATGACCCTAAAACGACGCATCTTTGAAAAG GACATCCCTGGTGATTTCGATAGCTACATGCAGGACATGTCCAAGCCCAAGACTTATGGAACCATGACAGAACTACGCGCTATGTCCTGCTTGTATCG CCGCAATGTTATCCTGTATGAGCCCTACAACATGGGCACCAGCGTCATTTTTAATCGTCGCTATCCGGAAAACTTCCGTGTCTTCTTCAACAATGAGAATCATTTCGATTCGGTTTataaagtaaagtatataGAAACGGCCGCCATTTGTCAAT CAATCGCCTTCAAGTTGCTGTACCAGAAGCTTTTCAAATTGCCTGACGTTTCATTTGCCGTGGAGATCATGTTGCATCCACACTCTTTCAACTGGGATCGGTTCGACGTGGTGTTCGATGACAAGGGCTATATGGTTCGCATTCAGTGCTCCGATGGACGAGTTTTTACGCTTGACCTGCCGGGGAATACCAACTGCATATTGGAAAACTATAGGCTGTGCAATTTCCATAGCACCAATGGAAATCAGAGCAATACTAATCGAAAGGGCGGTCGGCGGGAGATAAAGAATCAGGAGGACCGCAAGCCATCCGGCAGTACGAACCACGAACCAAACGATCAGTTGCCCATGTGTCCAAACCGACTGGAGTCTTGTGTCCGCCAGCTGCTAGATGATG GTATCACTCCGTTTCCCTACAAGGTGGCCAAATCCATGGACCCCTATATGTATCGGAATATAGAATTTGATTGCTGGAACGATATGCGCAAGGAGGCCAAGCGCTATAATGTATACATAAATGACTATAATTTTAAG GTGGGCGCCAAGTGCAAGGTGGAATTGCAGTACGAAACGGAGATGCACACGTGCCACATTCAAAGCATCCACAAAGACAAGAGTTACTGCGTCGTCTTTGTTGAGGCGATTGGCAAAAAGATAGTG GTTCCCTATGAGTCGCTCCATCCCCTGCCGCCAGAAGAGTACCGCCCATGGGCTTTGCCATTCCGCTATCAACGCCAGATGACGCGCTTGCCGTTGCCCAAGTTTGCTGGTAAAGCCAACAAGCCTTCCAAATGGAAGAAGAACAAGCTGTTCGAAATGGGCCAGTATTTTGAGCCCAGCAAGTGTGATTTGATGCCGATGCAGGGCTACATACCCGTGGAGAATTGCTATCAGGAGGTGCACGTTCCGGACGATGAGCAGCGCGATCAAAGAGATCCGGAACAGAATGACCAGAACCCAGCTACGGAGCAGCGGGATCGTGAAGAGccgcagaagcagcagcaacagcagcgcacGAAGGCATCAAGGGTTCAGCGGCAGAGCTCGAGTTCCAGCCAAAACCAGGAGTCTCCGGTTTCGGCTGCCCCGCCGCCCACTCAGTATATGAATTACATGCCCATTGTCCAAGGTCGTCCTGGGCAGGTTCCGCCACCCTGGCCTTCATCTCCGATGGCCCTTGCCGAGGAGTTCCAGTTTCCCATGTCTGGAGCACCGCATCAATCGCCAACCGAAGGTTGTGTTTACATGCCATTTGGTGGTTATGGTCCACCACCACCGGGAGCGGTTGCTTTACCGGGACCGCATCCATTTATGCCGCTTCCCTCTCCACCACTTAATGTTTCCGGAGTTGGGGAGCCACGTCGTTCCCTGCACCTCAACGGTGAGGATTTGCCCGTGGATATGATCACTTTGAGATACTTCTACAACATGGGCGTGGATATGCATTGGCGCATGGCGCACCACACGCCGCCTGATGATCTTGCGATATTTGGATACCATCAACAGCAGAGCAATACGGACCAACAGGGCGGAAGGACTGGAGGCACAGAGGAGCATTTGTCTGCCGAGTCCACACCACCACCTTCGCCAGAGGTGGTAAATGCCACGGAGCATTCACCGCTTGAGAAAACCCCCTACGCCAAGCGCAACTTGAATCCGCCCAAGGTGCGCGGTAAGCGTCCAGAGCAGCTGCAAGATATTAAAGATTCGCTGGGGCCAGCGGCCTTTTTGCCCACACCCACGCCCTCGCCCAGCTCAAGTGGCAGTCAGTTTAGTTTCTACACTTCTCCATCGCCGCACCATCACATGATGTCGCCGCCGAGGCTGCTCCaaccgccgccaccgccaccgatATTCTTCCACAAGACGGGACCACCTCAGTTAGCGGGAGCAGCTCAGGGACAG AATCCCTATGCCTGGGGCATGGCAGCTCCGGTGGTGGCCCCCTATGAGGTGATCAACAACTATAACATGGAGCCGTCGGCtcagccacaacaacagcaagcgGCTCCCTTGCCACCAGCTCCCGTACCCGTACAATCTCAGCCGGCAGCTGTCTATGCTGCACCGCGTCATCACTGA
- the LOC122623929 gene encoding uncharacterized protein LOC122623929 isoform X1 produces the protein MQHSLAMIPILGLLLVALVHTAPVQVVYTGESCDCPTQLGYQLNVPNTPKPKKYVGGEYGYRVEKPVQTKAKITYSFDFTVEQPRTPAPPKNNPAKLYAKVDRVTVNKADCQAKNKSTCGCSSCSGQKPRYVASPVRSPNAIRRRRDLRQPGSLLRRRLMRQQQIQERPARFVKLYHKDLTPAQEKHQLKLFGLFPVESPESVAAAPKTKRKTKKTQSSWMGLGRRLKKRDIKGEFDLLEQERSQIDLTAPEIIQFMPETLNPDFRPGQCHMGCGAMTASAPPPEEPLPKEDVQVPQTTQSGHTEQPEQLNSIPAKRAAFGYYPLQIPSPLGRQEDYKYVDDSQLRSLLSTTSVPDPLEYSSTPLQFAGDLESVTRRSYGAPHASLGGGYPVEHVSDSQLDSIISGIVYNHPAYDHYATEGSLVDPEPIQKQQTTDFLKKLIDGRLGGWGFDQGSENEHSLRHDYSTQPAKTYGYNSHTQNGYSIDTYNAPPITDYLRAWF, from the exons ATGCAACACTCCCTAGCAATGATCCCGATTCTGGGCCTTCTCCTCGTCGCGCTCGTCCACACCGCTCCCGTCCAAGTTGTCTACACGGGCGAGAGCTGCGACTGCCCCACCCAGCTGGGTTACCAGCTGAATGTGCCCAACACCCCGAAGCCGAAGAAGTATGTGGGTGGCGAGTACGGCTATCGGGTGGAGAAGCCCGTCCAGACGAAGGCCAAGATCACCTATAGCTTTGACTTCACCGTGGAGCAGCCGAGGACACCGGCGCCGCCCAAGAACAATCCCGCCAAGCTGTACGCCAAGGTGGATCGGGTCACAGTCAACAAAGCGG ATTGCCAGGCCAAGAACAAGTCAACATGCGGCTGCTCCAGTTGCTCCGGCCAAAAACCCAGGTACGTAGCTTCACCGGTCAGGTCGCCGAACGCCATTCGTCGTCGCAGGGATCTGCGCCAGCCTGGTTCGCTGCTCCGCCGCCGACTCATGCGGCAACAACAGATCCAGGAGCGTCCGGCACGCTTTGTGAAGCTGTACCACAAGGATTTGACTCCGGCACAGGAGAAGCATCAGCTTAAGCTTTTCGGCCTGTTCCCCGTGGAATCGCCAGAGTCAGTGGCTGCTGCACCCAAAACCAAGCGAAAGACGAAGAAAACCCAGTCGAGCTGGATGGGATTGGGGCGGCGTTTAAAGAAGCGCGATATTAAGGGAGAGTTCGATCTGCTCGAGCAAGAGCGCTCCCAGATCGATTTGACGGCACCGGAAATAATCCAGTTCATGCCCGAGACCCTGAATCCCGACTTTAGGCCCGGCCAGTGCCACATGGGCTGTGGAGCGATGACGGCATCCGCACCGCCGCCAGAAGAGCCACTGCCCAAGGAGGACGTCCAGGTTCCTCAAACGACGCAGTCCGGGCACACGGAACAGCCAGAGCAGCTGAACTCGATACCCGCCAAGAGGGCCGCCTTCGGTTACTATCCCCTGCAGATACCCTCGCCACTGGGCCGCCAGGAGGACTACAAGTACGTGGACGACTCGCAGCTGAGGAGCCTGCTGTCCACCACTTCTGTGCCCGATCCGCTGGAATACAGCTCCACACCGCTGCAGTTTGCCGGTGATTTGGAATCGGTCACAAGGCGATCCTATGGCGCACCGCATGCCAGTCTCGGCGGTGGCTATCCGGTGGAGCATGTTTCCGACTCCCAGCTGGACAGCATTATCTCCGGCATCGTGTACAATCATCCGGCCTACGATCACTATGCCACAGAGGGCAGTCTGGTCGACCCGGAGCCCATACAAAAGCAACAGACCACCGATTTCCTCAAGAAACTCATCGATGGCCGGCTGGGCGGCTGGGGCTTCGATCAGGGATCTGAAAACGAGCACAGCCTGCGGCATGATTACTCCACACAACCGGCCAAGACCTATGGCTACAACAGCCACACCCAAAATGGCTACAGTATAGACACCTATAATGCGCCACCCATCACGGATTACCTGAGGGCCTGGTTCTAG
- the LOC122623700 gene encoding chorion protein S38 has product MTRSTYIWALAACLIACASANYGSPQSYGAESGNGVSDGGADAASAAAAAAGGAGGAGGEYGGANAGAGALESGADAAGVAQAGQSSYGSDQNIPYKPVNTKGNTLTSSITYPQNKGEILIHRPAPIIVKRPPTKVLVNHPPLVVKPAPVVLHKPPAIVLRKVYVKHHPRRVKVEPVFVNVVKPPAEKYFVNENKQGYGQGSQSHGHGGHGHGSHGHGHSGHGHGGHGAGPHGPGPHDGGRALPAYASGADSAAASAGYQLLQSGNQGLPALANIAGEREGPYGPGPSHQHYSAGPAGHGGYAAPAY; this is encoded by the exons ATGACGAGATCGACCTACATTTGGGCGCTGGCCGCCTGCCTGATC GCCTGTGCGAGCGCCAACTACGGCAGTCCCCAGAGCTATGGAGCCGAGTCCGGAAACGGTGTCTCCGATGGTGGCGCTGATGCCGCCTCAGCGGCCGCGGCTGCTGCCGGTGGTGCCGGCGGAGCTGGTGGCGAGTACGGTGGTGCCAATGCCGGTGCTGGTGCTCTCGAGTCCGGAGCCGATGCCGCCGGTGTGGCACAGGCTGGCCAGAGCAGCTACGGCTCGGACCAGAACATCCCGTACAAGCCGGTGAACACCAAGGGCAACACCCTGACCTCATCGATCACCTACCCGCAGAACAAGGGCGAGATCCTCATCCATCGTCCCGCCCCCATCATTGTCAAGCGTCCGCCCACCAAGGTGCTGGTGAACCATCCTCCATTGGTGGTGAAGCCCGCTCCCGTGGTGCTCCACAAGCCCCCAGCAATCGTGCTGCGCAAGGTCTACGTCAAGCACCACCCACGTCGCGTCAAGGTTGAGCCCGTGTTCGTCAACGTGGTGAAGCCGCCAGCAGAGAAGTACTTCGTCAACGAGAACAAGCAGGGCTACGGCCAGGGCTCGCAGTCCCATGGACACGGTGGCCACGGACACGGCAgccacggacacggacacagcggacacggacacggtgGACACGGTGCTGGACCCCACGGTCCTGGACCCCATGACGGTGGCCGTGCCCTGCCCGCCTACGCATCGGGAGCCGATTCCGCCGCCGCCAGCGCTGGCTACCAGCTGCTCCAGAGCGGCAACCAGGGTCTGCCCGCCCTCGCCAACATCGCCGGCGAGCGTGAGGGTCCCTATGGTCCTGGCCCCAGCCATCAGCACTACAGCGCCGGCCCAGCCGGACACGGTGGCTATGCTGCCCCCGCCTATTAG